A region of the Chryseobacterium cucumeris genome:
TAAGCCTGAGGATTATTTTTTCCAAAAAGTTTTAAAACTGCTAAGAATGATCCGTTTCCGCTTTTGGCGATCGTTTCAAGGATTCTTTTCATTCCTTCTTTTCCTGTTTCTTTAGGAATGACCATCTGATACTGTATAAAACCGGACTTCCCATAGATCTTATTCCAATCTGTGATCGCATCCAAAGGATAGAAAAACGTTTCATAATCGATAAAGTTTTTCACTTCTTTTTTAGACTGCTTTTTATAGTATAACCAATTGAAAATTTTTACAGTAAGAGCATTCAGTACAAATCCCGGAAAATAAAAAGGAACTGTAGGAGAAAATTTCTTCTTCAATCTCAAAGGCGTTTTGGAAAAACTCTGGGGAAGTTCATGCTGAAAAGCATGTTCTCCTCTCATGAGAATACTTCTTCCGATATTTTTTCCTTTCTGAAGACAATCAATCCAGGCCACCGTGTAGGTCCAGTTTTCACTTTCATCGAACAGCTTAAAGATCTCATCCAGATTGTCTGCTTTGATACTTTCCTGACGAATGTATGCGGACTCTATATTTTTAAGTTTAAATTTTGCTGTGAGAATAATACCGGTAAGTCCCATTCCACCAATGGTAGCCCAGAACTTTTCTGTATTTTCCTCCCTGGAACAGGTAATGATCTCCCCTTTCTCATTCATGAGCTTGAATTCAAGCACATATTCTGAAAAACATCCTTCTGCATGATGATTTTTTCCATGAACATCGGATGCTATAGCACCTCCTACCGATACAAATTTTGTCCCGGGAGTAACGTATAGAAAATATCCCTGCGGAACCGCTATTTCCAGTACATCTGAAAGCAGCACTCCGGATTCACATTCTATGATCCCGTTCAGACGGTCAAAATTGATGAACTTATTTAATTTTTTTGTTGAAAATATAGCTTCTCCCAATGAAGCATCTCCATAACATCTCCCATTTCCTCTCGCTATGACTTCGTTGTGATTGAGTACAAATTCTTTTATTTTTCTGAAACTGTCCTCAGATCTCATTTCCTTCTCTACTATTGGGAAATTTCCCCAGTTGGTAACTTTCTGTATGAAATTCGGCTTCATTTCTTAAAATAAATTTGAATTAAAAATGCAACGACCCAAAGCAATAAAGTAGCCTGTATATAACGGTCTCTGTACACGATTTTTGTTGGAGATTCCGTTCTGTTGTAAACAAGGGTCTGCTGAAGATATCTTAACAATGCAAATACAACGAAAATCACGGTATAAAAAACTCTTTCATGAAATCTTTCCTGAACTTCCGGAGAGAGCGTAAACATCAGGTAGCAGACAATAGCCAGTGTGATAGAAATGGATAAAGCAATATCTGCAAACTGAACGTTATATCCATCCAGTGCTTTTCTTGTTTTTCCTGAAACCTGGGCATTGATAAGCTCTCCCCTTCTTTTTCCTATAGCCAGTACCAAAGCCAATACAAAGGTCAGCAGGATTGCCCATTGTGAAATACTGATTCCGGTAATATAACCTCCAGCCAGTACACGTAACACAAATCCTATGGCAATAATAAAAATATCAATAATAGGAACATGTTTAAGCCTGAAAGTATAGGCAAGATTCATCACCACATAAAACCCTATGATGATTGCGAACTTCCAAAGTAGTTCATGGAAATAAAGTTGTGTAAAAAATACAAGACCTATATCTGCAATGATAAGACCTATAAGAATTCCTATAGCTTTTGATTTTGAAATAGCTCCACTCGCCAAAGGTCTTCTCCTTTTCTCAGGGTGTTTTCTATCTGCTTCAATATCATTATAATCATTCAGGATATAGACCACACTTGCTGCAAGTGAAAATATGACAAATGCAAAAATGCTTTTGAGAAGCAGATCTATATTGGTAATATTACCTGAAAAGAAAAGAGGGACAAATACAAAAAGGTTTTTCACCCATTGCTCCACACGGAGCAGTTTTAAATATTTCTTCATTTATGTTATTTCAAATACAAAAATAATAAATTCAAAATTTCTAGCATAAAAATACAAAAAAAACCGCCGGGGCGGTCTTTTACGAAAATATTTATATATTAAATTAACTATTGCCCTTGTTTGGCATCGTTAATCATTTTTTCATTGGCAGTAATTGCAAACTCTACTCTTCTGTTTTTAGCTCTTCCTTCTTCAGTATCATTGCTAGCTACAGGCATTGCTTCACCTTCACCTTTTGTAAACATTCTGCTTGATGCAATTCCTTTTCCTGATAAATAGGCTTTCACAGCATCTGCTCTTCTTTGAGAAAGTTTCAGGTTGTACTCATCTGAACCTTTGCTGTCTGTGTGACCATAGATATTGATATTCGTATCTGGATTATTAGCCAGTACTTCAGCTAATTTATCAAGGTTGGTCTGTGCAACAGAAGTAAGGTTTGAAGAATCGAAAGCAAAGTTAACAATACTTTCATTCATGGTTACTTTAATACCATCTCCTACTCTTTCTACCTGAGCACCTGGTAAAGTTTCTTTAATATCTTTTGCCTGCTTATCCATTTTGTTACCGATAACGTTACCAGCAACACCTCCGATAATACCTCCCAATACAGCTCCGATAGCTCCGTTTCCTCCTTTCCCTACATTGTTACCAAGGATACCCCCAATTACTGCTCCTGAAGCAGCACCTACTGCTGTACCTCTTTGTTGGTGGTTTGAATTCTGAACCGCTTCACAGCTTGTCAATAATAATGCTGATGACAAGAAAAGGGCTCCTACGTATGTTTTTGTAAATTTCATTTTTTTTGATCTTTTATGTTGATAAATTATTTCATTCCGGTTCTCTGGAAGTTGTAAACTACTTTTACATTACCTCCTTCAAAAGGAACGTCTTGCTCAAGTGAAAACTGATCTGTACTCTGATTAATCATTGTAAGACTGTAACCTGCTGTATTTTGTTTAGCTTTTGTACCTGAAGCAATTTTTTTAAACATAAACGTATTACCGCCTTTTACTTCAAATTTGATTGGCTGTGTAATTGCCGGGCAATCTCCACCACCGTTTAAAGTATACGCTCCTGTCCAGTTATTGGGAATCAATCTCCAGTGGCTTCCTACGAAGCACTGTGCGTCTGCACCTTCATCAAAAGGCTTAATTTTATAACCTTTATCATAATCTATGCTTACAATCTGCCAGTCTCCTTTCATTTTCAGGAAATCGGCTCTTTGATTTTGAGATGTAGCTGCTTTGTTAACAGAGGAACACGAAACTGCAAAAAGTGATGTTCCCAACATCCCTGCAAGTAGTAACTTTTTCATTTTGTTGTTTATTATTTTGTTACTATAAAGTTACAAAAAACCGTGCCAAAATTTAAAATAAAAAATAAAAAGTCCGAAAAAATTCGGACTCTTTATGGTTTCTCCTTAAACACAGGGAGATAAATTATTTTTTAACAGCCTTTTTTACGGATTTCGAAGGCTTGGTTGTGCCTGTAGTTTTTCCTTTATAAAAGTTGGTATAGGCATACTCTGCTGCCTTTTTCAGGTCGATAACCCCACCTGCCTGAGATTGGTCACCAAAACCATCGGCAGTACTTGGGTTGCTGCTTTTCACAAGAGCTTCAATGATCTGATAAGGTTTAAGATCCGGCATATAAGCCAGTAAAACAGCTGCTCCTCCGGCCACAACAGGGGAAGCCATAGAGGTACCCTGAAGGTATTTATATTCGTTTTTAGGAACGGTAGAATAGATTTCTTCTCCCGGAGCAAAAACGTTCACCATCTTTTTATTGTAATTTGAAAAATCTGCTCTCAGTGCATTATTTTTATTCGTACTTGCTCCTACCACAAGAACATTGCTTACAAATGGTTTCTCGTCTGTAACATTTTTAAAGTTGGTAGGATATGCGAGATGTTCTGCTACATCTTCATTTTCGTTACCTGCAGCTTTTACTAAAAGAACGCCTTTATCTTCAGCATATTTGAAAGCATCCCAAACCACATTTTTACCAGGAGAAACAGGTTTTCCAAAGCTCATATTTAAAACTTTCGCACCGTTATCTACAGCATATCTGATCGCATTGGCAACGTCTTTATCTCTTTCATCACCATTCGGAACTGTTCTTACAGACATAATTTTAGCCACTTTGGAAGCTACTCCATACTGAACTTCTTTTCCTTGCGGAAGTCCGGCAATAATTCCTGCCACGTGGGTTCCATGTTCTGCATCCGGTCCTTCATAATGATTATTTCCATAGATTTTTTCAGAATAGTCATCATAGTTATCCCCTACAATTTCTTTTCTCGGATCATAGGAAAGGTCATATTGTTTTGCTGCAGGAGCAAAATGATCGATGGCTTCTTTCATTTCCTCCTTCATCTTTTTTTCAAATTCCGCGGCTGATTTTCCTTTAAATTCCGGACTTTGTGAAATCTGGCCTAAAAATTCCTTCGCAATGGCATCTCTCTGATCTGTCGGAGCTTTGATCGCAGCAATAGTTTCAGCGGTTACAGGCTTACCTGCCAGCAGTTTTACCATATTAGGAATCAGTTCGTTCAGCATAGAATAAGTCTGAAAGTTTTGTTTTGCCTCGATACTCTTTTTATTGAACATATCTTTGGCTTTCATGTACATCTCAAACTCTTCCTTCATCTTAGCCTGGTTGGCTTTATTTTTTGTGGAATCATCTCCTTCGAAGACAGGTTTATATTTGGCAACTACTCTTGTCACCTCCATATTATCAATATCAATATCACCGTTTTTACCTCCTATAAAGTTCCATCCATGTACGTCATCAATATACCCGTTTCCATCATCATCTTTACCGTTACCGGGAACCTCGTTTGGATTTGACCATAGGTTTTTTACCAATCCTGGATGATCTACCTGTACTCCACTGTCTAATACACCCACCACGACGGTTTTAGGCTTCAGACCTTTAGATTCCAGGTATTTATAAGCATTTGCTGTATTTACACCATATACTTTTGAAGTTGCAAAATCTTTGTGATACCATGTCATAAGATCTTTGTCTTCGTTTGGATCAATACTTTTAGCTTTAGATTCCTGTGCAAAAGAGAAACTAAAACCTGCAAAAAAAACTGCAGCTAATAATACCTTTTTCATATGTTGATATTTAATTTTTAAAGCGATATGCCAATCACCGTCATCATCTGTTTTATACTTTACCAACAGTGATTGTACTAATATTGTTGTTTTATATTTTTTATATATACCAATGATTCCGGGCCTTTATTACAAATAAGATCAAGAACCGACAGGTCTTCCAAAAATCCGAATTTATCAGAGAATGTCTGGTAATATTCTTCCATCTGAAATTCTGAAGGAAGTTTTGCCGAAAACTTTTCCCTGAAACTGATACTCTCCGGATTTTTGATATATTCTTTATTCAAAGAGTGTGCCTTTTCTGTTTTAAGTATCTGTTGGATGACTTCTATCCCTTTAAGGTTAAAATCCAGCAGGAATTTTTCTTTAAGGTCAAATATTTTCCTGAACTTATCTTCATAATACTCAAAATAAGGAGAGCTTTGATATGCGGTCTTAATGGATTTCCAATGAAGCGTTCTCCAGTCTTCGCGGTAAGAAATTTCAACATCTTTGAATTCTCTTTTCCCGTTATGATTGATAGGAATTATTAATGATAATTTTCCGTTGGCACCATAAATATTGGCTCTGTTTCTATACGTCTGCTTCGGAAAGTTTTCAAACTGTTCAAATACAATTTCATTTTCAGGATTTAAAAACACTGAAAACCATGAGATTGGTGGCATATAAAATGCCGGTAATAATACATTCTTCATATTCATAATGCAAAAATGAAGTATTTTTCCAAATACTTCATTCTATTTTACGTTTAATTTTTTTTTATTAATTGTCTTCAGTTTTTTTCTTTCTGAATAATTTCATGAAATAATCCCATCCGAAGAACAAGATCAGGATCATTGCTGCAATCCACCAGTAAGAAGTTTTATTGGATTCTCCCGTATTGGTTGCTTTGAACATTCTTTCCCAACGGATTTTCTTAGGGGCCTGATACGTTGAGCTCGCATCCGGAAATACTCCCTGTACGCTCATCCATGTAAACATTGGTTTTCCAACAATATTTTCTTCCGGAACGAAACCAAAGAATCTTGCATCCAATGATGCATCCCTATTGTCCCCGATCATCATATAATAATCCTGCTGAATGGTATATTGATTCGCTTCTTTACCATTAATGAAGATCTTTCCGTTCTTTTTCTCTAAGCTGTTGTGCTCGTATTCAGAAATGATCCACTGATACATTGGGAGTGTTTCCTGATTGATTGCCACCACATCTCCTTTTTTAGGAATTCTAACCGGGCCGTACCAATCCTGATTCCAAGGTTTGTTGATCGGGAAAATAGATTGTGTCGTATCAATTTTAGTTTTAGCTTCGTCTCTGTAATATACCGCAGCTTCTCCTTTTGGCGAAATCTCTTCCTTCATATCAATAACGTGAGGAAGCTCTTTAATTTCTTTGGCAGTTTTATCCGTTAAACCCTGGAATCCATAAAGGAAACCTCCGTTATCCTGCTGTACTTCCTGAACCGGTAAAAATCCGTACGCTTTGTATAAAGTAGGAATATCCAATTGCGCATCCGTCGTTACAATATATCTGTGCTGTACTTCCTGATCTCCTAAAACTACTTCCGGCTTCCCATTTACGAAAAGTCTTCCGGCTCTCATTTCAAAAGTATCACCTGCTGTAGCTACACATCTTTTTACGTAAGGATCTTTTCTGTCAATAGCAGTATGAACGGAATCCTGAGGATAGTTGAAAACTACCACATCATTTTTCTGTGGTTTGTTGAATTGTAAGATTCTTGTGTAAGGAAGTTTCACTGCATCTACGTAAGATTTTGGATCATCTTTCGGGTTTCCTTTCTGTCCTGTATCCATAATAGTTCCCTGAAGGAAAGGAATCGCCACAGGACGCATTGGCATTCTGTATCCGTAGCTCCATTTGTTTACAAAAAGGAAGTCACCTACCAATAATGTTCTTTCCATAGATCCTGTAGGAATCCCGAAAGGCTGTGTTACAAAAACATGGATAATAGTGGCAAAAACTACCGCAAAGGTAATGGAACCAATGAATGTATCTTTCTTTTTATCGTTTTTCTCTTCTTCTGTAAGAAACAGGTCGTTTGCATTTTCATCTTCTAACTCTACATCTTTAGAATAGTTGATTACCGCCATATAAATAAACGGCAGAATCACGGTAAGAATCTGATCTTTGAAAAGTGTTTTCCCAAACTTTTTCACTAAATAAAGGTGGAAAACCGACATCATAATGGGTCCTACTATCGGAAGATAAGACATGATTGCCCACCATTTCGGATGTTTTGTTTCTTTGAGAATAATGAAATAGTTGT
Encoded here:
- the lepB gene encoding signal peptidase I, with the translated sequence MNYFLTYTVYVLILSVLMGISSWKLFKKMGYSPLFAFIPFYNYFIILKETKHPKWWAIMSYLPIVGPIMMSVFHLYLVKKFGKTLFKDQILTVILPFIYMAVINYSKDVELEDENANDLFLTEEEKNDKKKDTFIGSITFAVVFATIIHVFVTQPFGIPTGSMERTLLVGDFLFVNKWSYGYRMPMRPVAIPFLQGTIMDTGQKGNPKDDPKSYVDAVKLPYTRILQFNKPQKNDVVVFNYPQDSVHTAIDRKDPYVKRCVATAGDTFEMRAGRLFVNGKPEVVLGDQEVQHRYIVTTDAQLDIPTLYKAYGFLPVQEVQQDNGGFLYGFQGLTDKTAKEIKELPHVIDMKEEISPKGEAAVYYRDEAKTKIDTTQSIFPINKPWNQDWYGPVRIPKKGDVVAINQETLPMYQWIISEYEHNSLEKKNGKIFINGKEANQYTIQQDYYMMIGDNRDASLDARFFGFVPEENIVGKPMFTWMSVQGVFPDASSTYQAPKKIRWERMFKATNTGESNKTSYWWIAAMILILFFGWDYFMKLFRKKKTEDN
- a CDS encoding lipocalin family protein; the encoded protein is MKKLLLAGMLGTSLFAVSCSSVNKAATSQNQRADFLKMKGDWQIVSIDYDKGYKIKPFDEGADAQCFVGSHWRLIPNNWTGAYTLNGGGDCPAITQPIKFEVKGGNTFMFKKIASGTKAKQNTAGYSLTMINQSTDQFSLEQDVPFEGGNVKVVYNFQRTGMK
- a CDS encoding WbqC family protein → MNMKNVLLPAFYMPPISWFSVFLNPENEIVFEQFENFPKQTYRNRANIYGANGKLSLIIPINHNGKREFKDVEISYREDWRTLHWKSIKTAYQSSPYFEYYEDKFRKIFDLKEKFLLDFNLKGIEVIQQILKTEKAHSLNKEYIKNPESISFREKFSAKLPSEFQMEEYYQTFSDKFGFLEDLSVLDLICNKGPESLVYIKNIKQQY
- a CDS encoding FAD-binding oxidoreductase encodes the protein MKPNFIQKVTNWGNFPIVEKEMRSEDSFRKIKEFVLNHNEVIARGNGRCYGDASLGEAIFSTKKLNKFINFDRLNGIIECESGVLLSDVLEIAVPQGYFLYVTPGTKFVSVGGAIASDVHGKNHHAEGCFSEYVLEFKLMNEKGEIITCSREENTEKFWATIGGMGLTGIILTAKFKLKNIESAYIRQESIKADNLDEIFKLFDESENWTYTVAWIDCLQKGKNIGRSILMRGEHAFQHELPQSFSKTPLRLKKKFSPTVPFYFPGFVLNALTVKIFNWLYYKKQSKKEVKNFIDYETFFYPLDAITDWNKIYGKSGFIQYQMVIPKETGKEGMKRILETIAKSGNGSFLAVLKLFGKNNPQAYNSFPVEGYTLALDFKVNSKLKKLVDQLDAIVQEFGGRIYLTKDSMSRSSLTNYLKNIQNPKFVSLQHKRIINNNS
- a CDS encoding OmpA family protein, with the translated sequence MKFTKTYVGALFLSSALLLTSCEAVQNSNHQQRGTAVGAASGAVIGGILGNNVGKGGNGAIGAVLGGIIGGVAGNVIGNKMDKQAKDIKETLPGAQVERVGDGIKVTMNESIVNFAFDSSNLTSVAQTNLDKLAEVLANNPDTNINIYGHTDSKGSDEYNLKLSQRRADAVKAYLSGKGIASSRMFTKGEGEAMPVASNDTEEGRAKNRRVEFAITANEKMINDAKQGQ
- a CDS encoding S8 family serine peptidase — its product is MKKVLLAAVFFAGFSFSFAQESKAKSIDPNEDKDLMTWYHKDFATSKVYGVNTANAYKYLESKGLKPKTVVVGVLDSGVQVDHPGLVKNLWSNPNEVPGNGKDDDGNGYIDDVHGWNFIGGKNGDIDIDNMEVTRVVAKYKPVFEGDDSTKNKANQAKMKEEFEMYMKAKDMFNKKSIEAKQNFQTYSMLNELIPNMVKLLAGKPVTAETIAAIKAPTDQRDAIAKEFLGQISQSPEFKGKSAAEFEKKMKEEMKEAIDHFAPAAKQYDLSYDPRKEIVGDNYDDYSEKIYGNNHYEGPDAEHGTHVAGIIAGLPQGKEVQYGVASKVAKIMSVRTVPNGDERDKDVANAIRYAVDNGAKVLNMSFGKPVSPGKNVVWDAFKYAEDKGVLLVKAAGNENEDVAEHLAYPTNFKNVTDEKPFVSNVLVVGASTNKNNALRADFSNYNKKMVNVFAPGEEIYSTVPKNEYKYLQGTSMASPVVAGGAAVLLAYMPDLKPYQIIEALVKSSNPSTADGFGDQSQAGGVIDLKKAAEYAYTNFYKGKTTGTTKPSKSVKKAVKK
- a CDS encoding decaprenyl-phosphate phosphoribosyltransferase codes for the protein MKKYLKLLRVEQWVKNLFVFVPLFFSGNITNIDLLLKSIFAFVIFSLAASVVYILNDYNDIEADRKHPEKRRRPLASGAISKSKAIGILIGLIIADIGLVFFTQLYFHELLWKFAIIIGFYVVMNLAYTFRLKHVPIIDIFIIAIGFVLRVLAGGYITGISISQWAILLTFVLALVLAIGKRRGELINAQVSGKTRKALDGYNVQFADIALSISITLAIVCYLMFTLSPEVQERFHERVFYTVIFVVFALLRYLQQTLVYNRTESPTKIVYRDRYIQATLLLWVVAFLIQIYFKK